A DNA window from Vibrio cidicii contains the following coding sequences:
- the ispC gene encoding 1-deoxy-D-xylulose-5-phosphate reductoisomerase, translating into MQKLTILGATGSIGDSTLKAVEQNPEHFTVVALAAGSNVEKMQQLCEKWQPQYAVMATDEAALRLQRLLVSSASNTQVLAGEEAMCYVASLDEVDCVMAAIVGAAGLLPTMAAVQAGKRILLANKEALVMSGQLFIDEVAKSGAQLLPVDSEHNAIFQCLPQAVQTSLGRCDLAMHGIRNILLTGSGGPFRYTDVAALESVTPEQAIAHPNWSMGRKISVDSATMMNKGLEYIEAKWLFNASKEQLKVIIHPQSVIHSMVQYIDGSVLAQMGEPDMVTPIALTLSYPERIPTNVKPLDFSQVGELTFIQPDFARYPCLELAIDACYLGQQATTALNAANEITVHAFLEHQLKFTDIARINERVLNRICQQSSAHHVDNLESLLELDKIARTFAVEAIRECVR; encoded by the coding sequence ATGCAAAAGCTAACGATTCTTGGTGCTACGGGCTCAATTGGAGACAGCACACTGAAAGCGGTGGAACAAAACCCAGAACACTTTACTGTGGTTGCTCTAGCCGCGGGTTCTAATGTAGAAAAAATGCAGCAGCTTTGCGAAAAATGGCAACCGCAGTATGCGGTGATGGCCACGGATGAAGCGGCACTGCGTTTACAACGTTTACTGGTGAGTTCCGCGTCAAACACTCAGGTTTTAGCCGGGGAAGAAGCGATGTGCTATGTGGCATCGCTCGATGAAGTCGACTGCGTGATGGCAGCGATTGTCGGGGCGGCTGGTTTGTTGCCAACGATGGCTGCCGTTCAGGCGGGTAAGCGCATTCTGCTGGCAAACAAAGAAGCGCTGGTGATGTCTGGGCAACTTTTTATCGATGAAGTCGCTAAATCAGGCGCACAATTGCTACCAGTAGACAGTGAACATAATGCGATTTTCCAATGTTTACCACAGGCAGTGCAAACCAGTTTGGGGCGATGCGATCTCGCTATGCACGGCATTCGCAACATTCTACTCACGGGCTCCGGCGGTCCATTTCGTTATACCGATGTCGCAGCGTTAGAAAGCGTGACCCCAGAACAAGCGATTGCTCACCCTAATTGGTCTATGGGACGAAAAATTTCGGTCGATTCCGCCACCATGATGAACAAAGGCTTGGAGTACATAGAAGCCAAATGGCTGTTTAATGCCAGCAAAGAGCAGCTGAAAGTGATCATTCACCCTCAGTCAGTGATTCATTCCATGGTGCAGTACATCGATGGTTCGGTATTGGCGCAGATGGGAGAACCTGACATGGTGACCCCAATCGCGTTGACGTTATCTTACCCCGAGCGCATCCCTACCAACGTGAAACCATTGGACTTCAGCCAAGTCGGTGAGCTAACGTTCATTCAGCCCGACTTCGCGCGTTATCCTTGTCTTGAACTGGCGATTGATGCCTGCTATCTCGGCCAACAGGCGACCACAGCGCTCAATGCCGCCAACGAAATCACTGTGCACGCCTTCTTAGAGCATCAGCTTAAGTTTACAGACATTGCTCGTATTAACGAGCGAGTACTCAACCGTATTTGCCAACAGAGTTCGGCTCATCATGTGGATAACTTGGAAAGCTTGCTTGAGCTGGATAAAATAGCCAGAACTTTTGCCGTTGAAGCCATTAGAGAGTGTGTACGATGA
- a CDS encoding phosphatidate cytidylyltransferase produces the protein MKQRIITALILAPLVILGIFQLSLPLFIVALTLVLLAGFWEWTQFVGTSSRVKAMVPAVIATVASFFLISPEAVSLNHIGWPHLLMLSAGTTWWLYASVLAVTYPKSTQTWQGSKPLRHLFGFLTLIPFLWSVIILRASEIDTSPYHGAKLVMFVCLLVWAADSGAYFAGKSMGKRKMAPHVSPNKTVEGLIGGIITAILVGWVFSKLFDIHFTSPIHMILITFATVVISVLGDLVESMFKRESGIKDSSNMIPGHGGILDRIDSLTAAFPIFALLYLLF, from the coding sequence TTGAAACAAAGAATAATAACCGCACTCATTCTTGCACCTTTAGTCATCTTAGGGATTTTTCAGTTGTCCCTCCCGCTATTTATCGTCGCGTTAACCTTAGTGCTACTCGCAGGTTTTTGGGAGTGGACACAATTTGTCGGCACCAGTTCTCGTGTGAAAGCGATGGTCCCTGCCGTGATTGCTACTGTAGCCAGTTTTTTTCTCATCTCTCCCGAGGCAGTAAGCCTGAACCACATTGGTTGGCCGCACTTGTTGATGCTCAGTGCGGGCACAACATGGTGGCTCTATGCCAGCGTGCTTGCAGTTACTTACCCCAAATCGACGCAAACATGGCAAGGCAGTAAGCCACTGCGCCACTTATTTGGTTTTCTGACGCTGATCCCTTTTCTGTGGAGCGTGATCATTTTGCGCGCAAGTGAAATTGATACCTCACCATACCATGGCGCTAAATTAGTGATGTTTGTCTGCTTATTGGTCTGGGCCGCAGACAGTGGTGCCTATTTCGCGGGTAAAAGTATGGGTAAGCGTAAAATGGCACCGCATGTTAGCCCAAACAAAACGGTTGAAGGTTTAATCGGCGGCATCATCACTGCGATCTTGGTTGGTTGGGTGTTTTCCAAGCTGTTTGACATCCATTTTACTAGCCCTATACACATGATTCTGATTACGTTCGCTACGGTGGTCATTTCTGTATTGGGCGACTTGGTGGAGAGCATGTTCAAGCGCGAGTCAGGCATCAAAGACAGCAGCAATATGATTCCGGGGCATGGTGGCATTCTGGATCGTATTGACAGCTTAACCGCGGCGTTCCCAATCTTTGCTCTTCTCTATCTATTGTTCTGA